The region GCCTTAGTGAAAAAGATTCTGCGTGATGAGAAACACGTTCAGGTTTTTGTGGTGACATCCCTTGATGAAAAGATCGACGACGGTAACGTTGGACGACTCGCGCATCAAATCGTCGAGAATCAATAACTTTGGGAGTTTGCATGCATGGTGTCGTGGTCACTCTGCTGGGGTAATCCCTCGCGATACTCAATGACGGGCGAACGATCGGACGTCGCTGTTTCACCTGTTGTAATCGGGTGTTCGATTTCCCAAGTATGGAAGGTGTGTTGTAATCGGGTGTTCGATTTTCCAAGTATGGAAGGTGCAAGCTACGCACTATTGTAATTTACTGTTTATGCGTTCGGCCATACGTAGGAATCTGCATACACAGCACTGACCTCCTAAACGCAGTTGAAAGGCCTACACGCAACGCGCTCGTGGTCAGAACATCGGGACCCGTTATTACGTGCAAAATCGAGTATCGCTATAAGTTAACGTGTATCTTCCTATTTTAGATCATACTTCTCATTGTCATCTATAAATATTAAACTTCACTTATAATTGTACGACTGAGTACCAACTCTTAATTCGACGACGATCCTtaccaaataaataaaagtattgTTATACTGGGATTCCCGAATCCAATCCTAACaattggtggcagcggtggGATCCGTCGAATTGTCAAGTGAAGTGAATCAGAGGACGGTGGCATCAGGAAATCAGGAGGATGACTGCCATATGTCAGGAAGAAAGGGGGTTGAACGGTCGGCATCTGTAGACTCTCCAACCGCATCTACCCTGCAAGGCGAATTAAGTTTTGGGGAAGATTCACCGTTGAGCGGCGTACTACTTTCCAGCCAACGACGCGCTTTGCGTTTATCACTAGCTGCAGCAGCACAGCAAGCGGACGAGAGGAAGTCCCAGGTAGAGCAAATGCCAATGAAGTGGGAATCCGTAAATGAGTACATTGCGGAGGGTAAAACTGCGTGGATCCAGGAATTACGCCGCGACCACCTTCTCGAGGTTTGCGAGGCTTACCATTTGGACGTCACTGAGGATAATTCGGTTGACCAACTCCGAGCAGCCCTGCGCGAGTTTGTCAGAAGCAGGAATTGAGGGCAGCCTCAAGCTACAGCTCACGGAACACCTCAAACAACACCCCGACATGGTCGCGACTTAGGAGCGATCGCACCTTGACCTAACATGATGGAGGACGCCCCTACCGTACGGCAAGTACTGAAGGACATCGAGGTATTTGAAGGCGGAGATCGAGGTAGGGTACGCGACTTTGTTCGCTCTTGTAGATATGCACGGAAGACTATACTATTCTCGGAAACTGAGAAGCTGTTGAAAGCAGTTTTGAGCACACGGATCAAGGGGAGTGCGGCACAAGCACTAGAATACAAGTCAATCACAGCCTGGGAAATATTGGAGGCAGAATTGAATTCCATGTACGTTGAAACCCGAACATTAGCTTCGTTACAGGTAGAATTTAACAGCTGTAGGCAGCGGCTGAACGAAGATGCAAAATCGTACGGGACACGAGTTGAACAACTCACCGCACAGGTAATCGAATGAACAATGAGAGAAGCCGCCCCTGACGACTCGAAACCAACGTTGGAACGACAAGTACGGAAGCAGGCTGTCACTATTTCCATACGAGGGTTGAATGACCGGCTGAAGATATTGGTCAAGTGTCGGCGATGTGAGACCCTCGGGGAGGCAATTTCCATTGCAATAGAAGAGGAACGCGAATTGGGTCCCAGCCGGGATCAACTGCGATCGGGTAGCAATGGAGCGGGTAGCACCAGGTCCTGCTACAACTGCGGGAGGCCAGGACATGTAGCACGAGACTGTCGGATACCGAATACCGATTCACGAAGTGTGCGACGTTTGCCGACACCGAGTGAACACGTAAGGAAAATTGAAGTCGTATGTCACTATTGTAAGAAACCGGGACATTTTATCAGAGATTGCAGGACACGATTAGCTAACGAGAATAGGGGATACTACGTAGATGACAGAGAATTTCCGAGACAACCAGGGGACCAGATGGGTCCATCCGGGGATGCTTGTGGACAAGACAACGAGATTTCGGGAAACGAGAAGCAGGCGCGACGGACAGGCAACCGTATCGCGTCGTACCAGTAAATTGCCTAGCCAATGGAGCTGGACAGAACAACCACGCATCGATCAAGGCGAACGAATTCAAAACGGGACACGCCACAATGTTATTAGACTCAGGAGCTGAGGTAAGCTTAGTAAAAGTAGGGAAAATCGACGGCGAAGTGATGGCTAAAGACGGCGTGATCACGCTTAAGGGAATAAGCGGGACGCCGGTTGCGACCTTGTGTAAGGTCAGGTTAAATATAATAGTTGGCGATAGGCACATATCGCACCTTTGTCACGCCGTTAGAGACAATTTTCCACTAGAAGCCGACGGTCTCCTAGGAGGCGACTTCCTCGAGAAGCATGACGTCCAGCTGAGATCCGGAAAATATGCCAGGTTGTACGGGACAACATGGAGTCTTGGAGCTACGGGAGCTCGCGTTTCAGTCGAACTAAGAAGTGGAACGATAATTCGCGCTAAGTCAGCCAATGACGCAGAAGGCGTCGTCGAAGGAATCGAGTTACATTCAGGAGTATATATGGGGAGTTGCGTCACCAACGCCGTCGACGGTGAGTGCAAAGTCAGCATTCTCAGTACGAACGATTATGCAGTAGAACTGGAGCGACCGAATGTGCAAACCGTGGCACTAGGTCAAGAACAGGCAAACAAGAGTCAAGTTCACGCTTGCCGGTCAGTTACACCGAGCAACGCGGGCAGGATGCAACAAATGAAAGACAACTTACGTACCAGTCATCTCAATAGGGAGGAGAGGGAGAGTTTATTAGACGTATGCGAAAAATTCAGCGATGTGTTTCATCTCGAAGGAGACCATTTGGGTCACACGAATGCAGCTACACATAGGATCACAACTAATCCGGATATTGTACCAATAAATTTGAGACCTTACAAATTGCCGGAAAAACATAAGCAGGAGATAAACGACCAAGTAAATAAGATGCTGGATGACGGGATAATCAGGCCAAGCAACAGCCAATGGAACGCGCCACTGCTAGTGGTACCGAAGAAAGTAGACGCATCAGGAAAAACGAAGATGAGAGTCGTAGTAGACTTCCGTAAGGTGAACGACATCACGGTAGGAGACTCTTTCCCACTGCGTAATATCACCGAAATATTGGACCAGTTGGGTAAGGCCAAGTATTTCTCTACCTTGGATTTAGCTTCGGGATTTCACCAAATTCCTATGCAAGAGGAGGATAAGTGCAAGACCGCATTTTCCACCCCACACGGTCACTACGAGTACAACCGAATGCCCTTCGGATTGAAAAACGCCCCGGCAACATTTCAACGACTAATGAATACTGTACTTTCCGGAATACAGGGCCTTAGATGCTATGTCTGTCTCGACGATATAGTCATACACGCTCCCAGCGTAAGAGAACATAACAAACGGCTAGAAGAGGTACTTGAACGTTTGAGGCACAATTCATTGAAGCTGCAGCCAGACAAGTGTGAATTTTTGAGGAAAGAAGTCAACTTCTTGGGACACGTGATAACTTGCGACGGGATAAAAGCAGATCCGGAGAAGATTCGAGCGGTAAACCAATACCAAAGGGGGTGAGGGAACTTCAAGGTTTCCTAGGTCTAGATGGATACTACAGACGATTTATACAGAATTTCTCGAGCTTGGCAAAACCGCTAACACACCTGCTGAAGAAAGAAGTGAAATTCTCCTGGACATCACGGGAACAAGAAGCTTTTGGGGAGCTCGACAAAATACAGACGACCACCTATCACCCTGAATCCAATGGAGCGCTGGAAAGATCACACAGAACGCTAGCAGAGTATCTGAGGCATTACATAAACGAAGAACAGAGTAACTGGGACGAATGGCTACCATACGATATGTTCGCATATAATACCACATCACACACGGCAACGAGATTCACACCATTTGAGCTGGTGTACGGACACCCGGCTGTACTACCAACATCGTTGAAGAAGGACCCGGAaacaacgtatacatacgacgACTACGCCCAAGAACTACGGGAGAGGTTGCGAGCTAGCAACCTCATTGCTAAGGAGAACCTGCAGCGAGCCAAAGAAAGATCGGAAGTCGAATACGATCGAGGTACTAAGTTAACGACATTCAAGGTCGGGGACAGAGTACTGCTCTATGACAAAACGGTACGTAGAGGACGATCAAAGAAATCACTATCTCAATGGATTGGTCCATACTCCGTGTTAGAGGTAAGCTCAGATGTTAATTGTACTATAAGGGTACAGAAGCAAAACCTTAGGGTACATATTAATCGAtttaaacatttcatcgaaaaacTTCATAACTTTTAAATTAAACCATTCCACTAACATAGCATAAGAGAAACGATTATATGCAAAACTGTGAACGGGTCATAAAACGAGTGTTATTACTAACGATAACTTCGGGTTACAGCTGAGCATGCAAGTGGCATCGCAAAGCAGCAAAATTGTCTGATTTCAGGAGAGAACCCTAaggctcttcttcttcaaggGGGAAGAGATGTTGTGATCGGGTGTTCGATTTCCCAAGTATGGAAGGTGCAAGCTTCGCACTATTGCAATTCACTGTTTATGCGTTGGGCCATACGTAGGAATCTGCATACACAGCACTGACCTCCTAAACGCAGTTGAAAGGCCTACACGCAACGCGCTCGTGGTCAGAACATCGGGACCCGTTATTACGTGCAAAATCGAGTATCGCTATAAGTTAACGTGTATCTTCCTATTTTAGATCATACTTCTCATTGTCATCTATGAATATTGAACTTCACTTATAATTGTACGACTGGGTACCAACTCTTAATTCGACGACGATTCTtaccaaataaataaaagtattgTTATACTGGGATTCCCGAATCCAATCCTAACACGCCGTACAGCGGTTGCCATTCTGCGTGCCGTGCGAGGATATACATTGAGAGTAAGAGCAACGCCGAGGCGAATTgctcattttcttcgttatcgttAACGGGCTAAAATACTTTGCGCGCCGTGTAGAATCATTCATGTCACCTTGTAGCCGAAGGGTAGCGTGTCGTAGCTGTTTGGACAGAGCCGACGCTTCGATTGAACCAGACGACACGTTTTGAAGATCGTGCGCGTTATCACGTGATGCAGTTTGGTGCGCTCGATAGCGCGTCGCTTCACCGTGATAGGATCGTGAGCGTCGGTCACCATACTTCagacaaattgaaaattgatctttAGACCTGTCCGATAGTTCAAAGTGACGGCTTTGACCTTGCACACCTCGACCTCATCCTGATCTCCCGTGCGTTTCACTACAAAGGCGTAAAATTCCGGACCCCCCGAAACGAACGATCGTATATAGCTACCGGGGCCGTGAGCGACCAATTCGTCCGTCAAGTCGCCCAGAAAATTCCCCGTCGGCGGTTTGTATTCGTCGCGGGTGTTCTCGCTTTTTACGTAGATGACAGAATCGGTGTCGAAATACAATACCCTACgctgcaatttttccaaatagcTGTAGAGCTTTAAACGTGCTTGAACCGTGGTGGCAAAGACGACGTTGGTGATGGGCGACGGTATCGCGCTCCCCCCCGTACGTCTCCATCGCGCGCAGAGAATCCACTCGCTTGCGGGTGAAATGTCATGAACCTCGACGTTCGGATTGGTGAGAAGCTCCAAGAGCCTCTGCCACTCGTTAATCACCTCTGCACGCGGTAAATTATCGCGCACCCCAGAACCAATTCAGACAAAGTTTCGCCACCAAACGCAGCCCGGCGTTTTTAGCTTTCTTGCCCCCGTCCAGGCAAACCCCCCTGACGCGCTCGTATTTCTCTACGTAGCGTTGGCGAGATGTCTCGTCATCGCGTTCCGCCGGCTAGCCGCTGGCCTCCTGCTTTAACTGAAGGAACGTGTCTATATATCTAGCGAACAAACCGCCTTGCTTTGTCGCGGGATCGTTTGCAGTGATATCGTATTGCCATATTTCGGTGACATCGACAATTCTGTACCAGAGGGTGACcactttttttaattcgtccGACACTCATGTACGCCGAGTGTGTTTGATGTTGACCCACCTAGTGGCCACGTGCTTTGGGCTGACTCGGAGCAGTTCGGTCGCTAGCGACGAGCGGCAATGAAGGCTCGCCGTGATCGTTAAGTCGTCTGCTACCGCGGTCTACCCGTACAGCGATCGCGGAGCGCGGGCTGAAGAGAACTTGAGATAGCAAGTGCTCGTTGCCGGCAATAGAGGCGGCCGGCGACAGTAGAAGTTTGTCCGAATTAACTCGATGCACTTGGCCACTAGAAGGGTCATCATCAAACATACTTGGCGTACCGCTCAACCAACGGTCCGCTTCGTTCGCATGCGGGCAATCCTCGGGTGTGGCATTCTCGCAACACGTGCGTCATAACGAAGACATAAATTTGCCGTGCATGCGGACCGGCAGCAACAGGTGGTAGAGAATTTGCGGCGGAAGCACGACGCATTTCATAAGGCTCTCTATTGCGTCTAGATTTGCGTTGTCGGGCAATGTCAATGTCTTACAGGAATCCCTCACGTGCACCTTGGCATGGCCAACGGAGTACCGCCCGTTTTTGCATACCCACGGATACAAGGAGCAAACATCCACATAGCGAATTCGCTCCCCCTCGGCAACCTCGTAGAACCGTTTCGTGTTGTTCGTGCGACCGCCGAAAAACGCATCGCGAGGATTTGAACACTTCGCGTTTCTCGCGACGATCAACGGGTGTTGCTCAACGAACGCTCGCAGTTCCGCGTCGTCCTTCAGCATCTCGGCGAAAATGCACTCCCACATCTCCGTCTCGACGTAACCAAGCGCGCGCATTCTGACGATCTTCGCGCGGGTTTCCTCGAAGCACTGATTTATGCAATCTTTAACCGCCAGTTTTTCGTTGCGATTCGCTGTGCAACAATTTCGGCATCCGTGTCAGTAACACCCCTAAAATTCAAGCACGTGTCTGGTACTATACACGATCACGTAGTAACCGTCCACAGAATCACCCGTTCCCGGGATACGATACTCCCTGCAGCGACCCGCGTGGATTATCTCTATACCGAATTCGCGTTCTTGGTAGACGAGCCACTCGATCGCCTTGGTGAACTAATTGTCGGCCATCCGATACCCGTGAGACGGTATAATATCGATGGTATTgtctttcaaaaaattctgccGAAATAGCATTGAATACGCCGACGCGATGGTAGTGCTTTGCGAGAACGGACAGACACCCCCCTGCCTGAGAGAAATATCTCTGAACGCCGGACAGGCTCTTCGAAGAATGTCAACGTCGCTTCGACAATAATCGATCACACCTTGTCGAAGCCAAATACGTAGTTATTTTCGTGGGGTAGACCCCTGTTATGTTTCACCAGGCAGCATAGAATAAATTGCACGTCAAATTCCCGCGCGTTGTACGCTAGACATAAAATCTTTTGGAATCTGTGTACGGGTCTCGTTGCGAATTCCACAAATTGTTTGATGAGATCAATGTCGAATACGAATTCGCGTATGGGGCTTCAGATGGAACACGGTGTGCGGATGTCAGGTTCTCGTATACAACCGGTGCAAGCCTGTTGAACCACGCATAGGTTTGGAATGCGTGAATTCGATTTATGATTCCCCTTGTACAGCGTGTCGCACTGTTGCGTTTCAGAATCGTAGAATACGATGAGATATTCCGCGTTGTCGTTAGCTGCCGCGAGTCGCCTGATGTTACACTCGTGTTTTACCGGACGCCGGCAACGACAGGTTTGGCACTGGATTCATCCGCAATGGTGGCCGCTTCTAGATAAATCTACGAACCGATTGCATTGGTGGCAAATCCACAGAGTAGCGCATATCGTTCGGCGCGAATTAAACGATCCGGGAAGTCGTTGTTTTCGCAGAACTTCTCCCCCGAGAACGATTGCCCGCAATCCGTGCAGCGGATATTCGCGGTCGTGATTTCGCTCGCGGGTGTGCTGGCGCAACTCGAGCATTTCGATGTACGCCGGTGATCGCCAAGGCGTCGATAAGCGATATTGCGAGGCCCTCGGTCGCGAGGTGGGCTTGAAGCTTGACCATCTCCGGTATACCGCAACCGTCTTTCGGAATTCCGACACCCGCTAACTTGCATCACCACAGTGCTAGATCTTTTTGCGCTCGCGACGTAGCTCATCGTACAATGAAGCACCCTGGTTCGTTTTCGTTGAGATTGGGCGAGTCTTTTTGCCAATGCGTCCGCGATACGATTAACGCTCGCGGCAAACATACGTTATCCCTGCGTACGGCGACGAGAGACCGTTCGCTCGCATCCTCGTTGGTCAGCGCGTTGCGAGATCTGCCTACGGATGATGGTACGGTCACGTGATGGAAAGTCACCCTAAACCCCTGATCGATGCGAAATTCGGTCGTGCTCTGCGACAATTGGAATATCAGTGTCCAGAGATCCTTGTAACTACAGTCCTTGGCGGGGTTGAAGGACAGTCCGACGGAACTGTTGACAAAAGACGGGGCGTCGAATCCGAAGCCCACGTAATCCAATCCGTGTCGTGCATAACGTGACTCAtagcgtacgcgtgtatatctctGTAAGAAATTCACGGGGATATTCAaaacggaaaacaaaattttaatatataaCACTTCATTTTCAAGACACCAactcttcctctttcctcttttctacCGTTCGCCGAAGTGTACTCTCCCCGGGGAGAGCTCTTCTCTCCCAGTACTAcacttgtcaaatttaattATCTATCACATCTCCAAAGGCCTTCGCCAACAGTCGATAGGATCGCGCgtgtcgggggggggggggggggggggggggggtgaaatcCGCAGTATAATTGGACGACCGTTTAATCGGTaacgattataatatttcgcgcATCCTTCGTGTATCGTGAATGTAGCACTCGGTGGTCGTACGCCGTCGTTGCTCTCTGTATATCAGCTTGATTTGCTCGTCTTGTACGACATTGACCGTGCTCAGTGCATGAAGTTTTTTCCGTTACTACAGTGACATACCCGTCGCAGCGTAACGAAAGCTGCGTTTTAGATGTACTGGCGAACCCGTTAATGCCATGCCGTTTGAAGTATCGTCCTAGAAAAAGCGATGATGGAAGATCAGTTCCATTGTAGAATTGAGAATACACccacccacacacacacacacacacacacgcatgaACGTAATGTCACCGTGACAATTTTCGCAGCCGCTCGTATATAACGCGCTGCACATCCCGGTCCCCGTTATCGCTCACATCTGACTCTACGCGGCAAAACATTGTGCGTACAGCGTGTACAcctttcgtctctctctccctctctctctctctctctctctctctcgcttacTTTGTACAGATGTACCCGTATACGCCGGCAAAATACTCATCTTTCGGTTGCTGTTGTCACGTCCGGAGAGTGACTCGACATAAGTAGTCAATAGGAGGGGTCTGAAGGATGTAAGTTTATAGACGTTACAACTAAAATTGCGTTTGTATCAATATTTCTACTATTACAATTCTAGGTACCAGTTATTGTTGCTCTGACGACGGAGTGGATAGGCGATTTAAGATGGTAATATGTGTGAGTGGTTGGGTTTATATAAGTTTGTTTATGGGAGTTAAGAGCGGTTTTGAGGCGTAGCCGGTGTGAATGGTTGAAATGTGACTGAGCGGACCAGAGTATATCAGGTATGGGTGATGGTTTGGATGGAAGTGATGTGAGGTACACCCGATGAATAGGTGTCGGGTTCCGCAGTAAGGTCGATAACTTCAGGGGATGCAGGAGAGGTGGATATACCCTGATGACTTGTGGGGTGATTGGTGAAATGCTGGTGTTTCGGAAACTGTGGTAAAAGTACCGGAGACAGCGTGTCGGTAGGTGAAGGACTGTCACCTGGGGAATGAGAACTTTAAGGTGTTGGCGGCGAAAAGGGGCAGGTAGAGTCACTCTGGTTGTGTGATAAGGTTGTGGATTCGGAGAGATTGGCTGTTTTATATGCCAACTCTATTAGTTCGTTGATCTGATTCAGATCCCGTGCTATTGCGGCCTGTTTACGCTGCCGTACCTTGACCCCTTCACGTTTGCGGTATTTCCTATTTCATTCGGCTTTGGTCTGGAACATCTAAGAGTAGTACATAGGTGGTGAGACTTCGCCTTGACCCGGCGGAGACAGGGAAGTTGGGAAAAACGTAGCAGATTTCGAGGTGATAGATAAATGGTTTGCaaacaagaaaatggaaagagagcgGTTCACGACCTCACCAGTGAAGGCGAGGAGAGAATTCAAGAGAAAAGAAGGTTTCGCGACGTCGCTAGTGcaagcgaggagagagaattcgagagaaaagaatgttTCGCCACCTCGCTAGTGCAAGCGAGAAAAGAgaattaaagagaaaagaaagtttcGCGACCTCGCTAGTGCAAACGAGGAGAGAGAATTATGAATTAGGGAACAAGGAGGAGATATGGACTGGGATTAATCAGGATCTTCCGAAATAGTCTATATGGAGATAATGATGTCGCTCTGATAgttatgaaatgaaagaacaacTCTTACCTTGATTAAATAACGAACGATGAGGTAGTTGAagtcgaaaatgaaatgatggtAGGTAAATTACACTTTCGAACTGATTTTATTAATGCCAGTGATTGATGAATAATGCGATTCTAAAAATAAGGATATAAATGATATAGAATTATTTAACAAATTCAATACCCGAGTTAGAGGACGTTGTCCCGATTTGAGAGATATTGAAAATGCTGGACACTCGATTTAAGAGGACCAAGGTCCCGAATTAGAGGTATATATTGAAGTTTTGACTGACAGTAGTCGGTTGAAGATTAGTTAATAAATGGTAGCCCTGGGTCCTAGTGGCCCAGCCTTTATATGCAGTTGATATAAACAAATCGGGGATCCGCATTATTTGATCGTAAGTCCAATGGAATTTTCCATTGGATTGTTTGCTTAAAAATACATATCATATCACATATTCGTATGTATTGCGACGTTgaggttttttattttcccccaggcgggttggacccgggaaaacccacgtgccttcggcgcgatctgtacgaaacggaaaacggaaaacggaacgaaaagattgttgggcgccagacgcgtgtcgcgtcacttaacgaaataacaaaaacttacagaataaacgaatgcagatccggcggagtggctggctaggcacaggctgatCAACAGCggaataaatggtagagtggctcggattcacaacaacaattcgggcacaaataaaataacgataacgtaaaaccaaattcgtaatttcgggagactgtattttaacaaattcggcaggaaatacagaatcggtagatttacaataggtcgagagtaacaaaatataattcgttcaacggtagcgggagatcATTTACGgcagtacagaattataatttcgatatttgaaAGGCCTACGAgagtttactgattcttttacaaattatccgaatgtgcgataattacgaacgggagaaaaggcgcggttttacacggagcgcttttccgtggctactctacggtaacagacaaatagattttctaaattaatcgggaacgtaacggaactaaagatttaccgtaggggtaacaaattacccaaagaaatgacaaatttatacgggagaaaatattacatgaatcataacaaaataccacacagcatcaccaaatatcaccaaggctttccttaacgtattacttaaatGTTACTTAATTACTGAACGTATTACTGAtgccacgtgcagcaaatgcacgggagaaacggtagaagaccaactAAATGCTCAGatagcgaaaatacaaaatgtaCGGTAACTTAGTTCGGCCACGAGGTGcaccgggaggaattacagaattgcccaaaaaccgaaatacgtaacggaccggaccgtaccaaattgggGTGGGGCTTGTTCCCACCGAGTTATCAAATtaacgggatgcagtgggccttttacccactgacttacactcaaGATtgacgggatgcagtgggccttgtacccactgacttacacacaaaataaactgcggtggggctagttcccaccgacttacaaaacAATAAACCGAAAATACGTAATGCTTTAGGCAATTCGcaatccccacgtggctacttcgtgcctctctcggaaggtggaaaaccttaccttatcgaaggagttcggcacccactgactctaacttAATAAAAATACTCTAACTGactctagatttaaatatactgCGAACTAAAGGGCGGATGGGAATGAATCTGAACTCAACGGTAGCAGTAGATGTTAGGTGAAAAACGGTAAAGAGACGGTAGATTTAGGAAAGCGGAAAAGGAAGATCTCAACTGGTGCGGAAGGATCTAGCCAAAAACGTCCTGTCGGTACAgcggtatctcgtagagtaggacgagttgagcgccggtttccaggatcttcttactcggaaatcgtccggattggcgatttcctctcctaattaggccacaggtgtagggcgcaattcttcgggtgacaattgaatttgcctattcggcgcctctcctctcctctgacgtcatcatccatgcttcctcatcggccgcgctcgcttttgagtactgaccggctggctgtctgcgttcagaagactatccaaggctgcgtcgactcaggcacttggagtcctcatcttAAGAGCAACATCTTTATCCTATGTcctctcgggagtcggaatgtagtcctgggctcacttgtgcctcggctcctacatgtttatctaggcagaacgtcatctcgggtggttaccaagttttacccggtgacgggatcagttccggaacggtagatgttattcccgtctggctcctggccagtaagttatgggacgggaggtgacactactcggttcatgccaccctatacgccgccttccgtagcatccattcgtcgatagcagagcgtcttacgcacctatcgtctagcgggagatcgtagacgggtcgtcttgcggtcctatacgccggtagcgattcggtagatcgggaggcgggagatgttggcgatgctgtcatcagctggtggtccggtccaccgcgggagagtgcacatcggtattctgattggcacggatgacgtcagagttgtacccttggaggaaagggcccgggaggtcctcgtaggtcgtcctggctcaactcgtcagtattttcccaggtcacataagagaatattcggaacaacaacgaaaattagcttaatatacggaatatctcttatttcaattgagccttggtgattcgtttcggtgtgctgcagttttctatattattgACAAAAAACGGAAGGAA is a window of Athalia rosae chromosome 8, iyAthRosa1.1, whole genome shotgun sequence DNA encoding:
- the LOC105687889 gene encoding cold shock protein 1-like; this encodes MREAAPDDSKPTLERQVRKQAVTISIRGLNDRLKILVKCRRCETLGEAISIAIEEERELGPSRDQLRSGSNGAGSTRSCYNCGRPGHVARDCRIPNTDSRSVRRLPTPSEHVRKIEVVCHYCKKPGHFIRDCRTRLANENRGYYVDDREFPRQPGDQMGPSGDACGQDNEISGNEKQARRTGNRIASYQ